The proteins below come from a single Mytilus edulis chromosome 5, xbMytEdul2.2, whole genome shotgun sequence genomic window:
- the LOC139523206 gene encoding phosphoenolpyruvate carboxykinase [GTP]-like, which yields MIMHDPMAMRPFMGYNFGNYLKHWLNLEAKPHTVPKIFHVNWFRVDEEGEFLWPGFGDNIRVLDWVLRRCAGEEGIAEKTPVGYIPKKESFNLTNLGDLKWDELFSIPKYYWLDDIRESKRFLEDQVGTDVPQVIWDELDEQEKRLRDLL from the exons ATGATCATGCATGATCCAATGGCTATGAGGCCATTTATGGGGTACAACTTTGGAAATTATCTAAAGCACTGGTTGAATTTGGAAGCCAAACCACACACG GTTCCTAAAATCTTCCATGTGAACTGGTTCCGAGTAGATGAAGAAGGAGAATTCCTGTGGCCAGGTTTTGGAGATAATATCCGTGTATTGGATTGGGTATTAagaagatgtgctggagaggaaGGCATTGCTGAGAAAACTCCTGTAGGGTATATACCCAAGAA aGAATCATTTAATTTGACCAACCTTGGTGATCTTAAATGGGATGAACTGTTCAGTATTCCTAAGTACTATTGGCTGGATGACATCAGAGAGAGTAAGAGATTCTTAGAAGATCAAGTAGGAACAGATGTACCACAAGTTATCTGGGATGAATTGGATGAACAAGAAAAGAGACTGCGAGATTTACtgtaa